The following is a genomic window from Crocinitomicaceae bacterium.
ACATATTCTTTACTGCCTGAAGGTCCTTGAGAAACTTCATTAATGACAATATTCTGTGATCTGACTGAAAAACCTGAATGAATAAAAATGACAATGAAGATGAAAAACCCGGGGTTAAAAATCTTATTGATCTTACTATTTACATGAGAGTTCATGAGAATAAAAACTCAAATGGCACTCGGCATGGTTTCATCCGTATTATAGTGAGCATAAAGTCGGAATCAAGGATATCATGCAAAGCTCTGGGTCAAAAGTAGGAGAGCAAGTTCAGTAAAAAATTAAATTAAAATTATGTTTGCATCAATTAGACGAACAGCTTTTTTTTTAAGATTAAATCCTACTTTCCAAATCAAATACCACAAAAAAGGTATTGTCCAAACACCTTGCTTATTCTACTTTTGACTCGTTAATTTAAATTCAATCTAAATAAATACTTATGAATAGAACACTGGTCATCTTGGGATTCAGCACCATGGCATTGCTGTCTTGTAAAAAAGAAGGTTGTACTGATTCAACCGCTTTGAATTATAATGAAGAGGCAAAAAAAGACGACGGTTCATGTGAATATTTTCAACTCACTGTTCCAACCACTTATTCATTTACAGACGGAACGAATAACACCGTGAGTTATGGCGGTCAAACTGAAAGATTGGATCAGTTAACAGAAATGACCACGTATATGAAAACCGGAACAACCGGCGTGTTGACCTATCAGGCACTGACCGATATGTTTGCCAATACCGGCGGAAACGGAGGCGGAAATTTCAGCTTTACTTCAACAAAAAAATTAATGGATAAATGTCTCGCGGCAGATACATCATTATTTATTGATTACATGGATAGTCTTGCCATTGCCTCACAAGATTACGCATCTACCGCAACCGATGGACAAGCAGGAACACTTACAAGCGGAACTAGCACTTATTTATTTGCAGCGAATGGAATTGAGTACACACAATTAATTGAGAAAGGATTGATGGGGGCAGTTTTCATGTACCAATCAACTCAGGTATATTTTGGATCAGGAAAAATGAATGTTGACAATACAACCCCGGTTGATGCCGGTGCCGGAGAATATTATACTGAAATGGAACATCATTGGGATGAGGCGTTTGGATATTTTGGTGTGCCGGTAGATTTTCCAACCAATACAAGCGGTATTCGTTTCTGGGGAAAATATTGCAATAGCCGCAACGGAGATTTAGGATGCAACGCAGTTATGATGAATGGATTTTTACGTGGTCGTGCTGCTATATCGCAAGATGCATTAGATATTCGTGATGAAGAAATTTTAAACATCCGCAAAATGTGGGAAAAAATTTCTGCCCGTCAGGCATTGCAGTATTTAGAAGATGCCAAGAGTAATTTTGGTGTTGATAACGCATTATTTTTGCATGAGTTGTCAGAAGCTTACGCATTTATCATGTGTCTGAAATATGTACCGCTTGAAACTAGAGTGATTACCTATACTGAAATTGAAACATTGCTAGATACCCATATTGGAGCAGATTTTTGGCAGGTTACACAAGCTGATTTGACTAACGCCATTAATTCATTAAATAGTATTTACGGATTTTAAAAAAAAGTAAACTTATGTACCGAAGCAGTTTTCTGCTGATATTGACTGCAACAATATTTTCAGCGTGTAAAGACGATAACAAAACTGAATTCGACCGCAAAGCCATGTTGTCCAACATGGCTTCTGCTGTTATAATTCCGGCATTCACAGATTTGAATAATGCCTTAGCTTTGTTGATTACGCGCACAGATGAATTTAATTCAAATCCAAACACAACTACACTCACTGCGCTAAGACAACAATATGTTGAGTGTAATGTTTTTTATCAGCACTGCGCCATGTATAGTTTTGGACCTGCACAAGACTATGGTATCAAAGGTGCATTCAATACTTTTCCAACAGATACCACAAAAATTGAAGCCAATATTACAGCCGGCACTTACACGCTGGGTTCAGTTGCAAACACTACAGCTATTGGTTTTCCGGCTATTGACTATCTCTTGTATTTTGGTGGTGATGCATTTGTAATTGCTAATTTTTCTACTGATGCGCTTGCTTCCAACAGAAAAATTTATCTAA
Proteins encoded in this region:
- a CDS encoding DUF4856 domain-containing protein — translated: MNRTLVILGFSTMALLSCKKEGCTDSTALNYNEEAKKDDGSCEYFQLTVPTTYSFTDGTNNTVSYGGQTERLDQLTEMTTYMKTGTTGVLTYQALTDMFANTGGNGGGNFSFTSTKKLMDKCLAADTSLFIDYMDSLAIASQDYASTATDGQAGTLTSGTSTYLFAANGIEYTQLIEKGLMGAVFMYQSTQVYFGSGKMNVDNTTPVDAGAGEYYTEMEHHWDEAFGYFGVPVDFPTNTSGIRFWGKYCNSRNGDLGCNAVMMNGFLRGRAAISQDALDIRDEEILNIRKMWEKISARQALQYLEDAKSNFGVDNALFLHELSEAYAFIMCLKYVPLETRVITYTEIETLLDTHIGADFWQVTQADLTNAINSLNSIYGF